From Burkholderiales bacterium:
CGCGGGCGCGCAGGCCCGTAGTCCTGACGCGTTTGCTCGAGCGTGCAGGAAGCAGTAGCCGCCATCGCAACTCCTTTGATACGATGGGGTTGTGAAGCCGATACTGGTTATTTATACAGGTTGGACGCCGCTTTGTAAAGCGGCGCGTACGCCTACCACTTCTAGTGTGCCGTCCCGTTAATTCGCCTGCAAAGCCGTTCCAGTTTCTGGATGATCGAGTCGGCGGTGGCGGTCCATATGAATGGCTTGCAGTGTTTGTTGTATTGCTGCACGAAGCAATCAATCTTCGCGATCAGGT
This genomic window contains:
- a CDS encoding IS630 family transposase; its protein translation is LIAKIDCFVQQYNKHCKPFIWTATADSIIQKLERLCRRINGTAH